One region of Syntrophobacter fumaroxidans MPOB genomic DNA includes:
- the metK gene encoding methionine adenosyltransferase, whose amino-acid sequence MSMSNFLFTSESVTEGHPDKVADQISDSILDAIITEDKTARVACETLVTTGLAFVAGEITTSSWVDIPDIIRSTIKGIGYNDSSMGFDWSTCAVITSIDKQSPDIAQGVNPGEGLFEEQGAGDQGLMFGFACNETPVFMPMPIYYAHRITRKLAEVRKNGVLEFLRPDGKSQVTVEYDDHRPKRIDTIVVAAQHAPNVSYSMIRESIIEEVIKKVFPPELIDDKTKYFINSTGRFVIGGPMGDCGLTGRKIIADTYGGQGSHGGGCFSGKDPSKVDRTASYMARYVAKNIVAAGVADKVEVQVAYSIGVAEPVSLMIDTFGTGKIPSDRIAEIVRKLFSFKPANMIKQLRLLRPIFKKTACYGHFGRNDPDFTWEKTDMVEPIRELAGI is encoded by the coding sequence ATGTCCATGAGCAATTTTCTTTTCACTTCAGAGTCGGTCACAGAGGGGCATCCCGACAAGGTCGCCGATCAGATTTCGGATTCCATTCTCGATGCGATCATCACCGAGGACAAAACAGCGCGCGTCGCCTGTGAAACCCTCGTGACGACCGGTCTCGCCTTCGTCGCCGGCGAGATCACCACGTCCTCGTGGGTGGATATCCCGGACATCATCCGCAGCACGATCAAGGGAATCGGCTACAACGACTCCTCCATGGGTTTCGACTGGTCCACCTGCGCCGTGATCACCAGCATCGACAAGCAGTCCCCGGATATCGCTCAGGGCGTGAACCCCGGTGAGGGGCTGTTCGAGGAGCAGGGCGCCGGGGACCAGGGTCTCATGTTCGGGTTTGCCTGCAATGAAACCCCGGTGTTCATGCCCATGCCCATCTACTACGCCCACCGGATCACCCGCAAGCTGGCGGAAGTGCGAAAGAACGGCGTCCTGGAATTCCTCAGGCCGGACGGCAAGAGCCAGGTGACGGTCGAGTATGACGACCATCGTCCGAAGCGGATCGACACCATCGTCGTCGCCGCCCAGCATGCTCCCAACGTGTCCTATTCAATGATCCGGGAATCGATCATCGAGGAGGTTATCAAGAAGGTTTTTCCGCCCGAATTGATCGACGACAAGACCAAGTACTTCATCAATTCCACGGGGAGGTTCGTGATCGGCGGGCCGATGGGTGACTGCGGGCTGACCGGGAGAAAGATCATTGCCGATACCTATGGCGGCCAGGGCAGCCACGGAGGCGGTTGCTTTTCCGGAAAGGATCCCAGCAAGGTCGACCGCACCGCCTCCTACATGGCGCGCTACGTGGCCAAGAACATTGTGGCGGCGGGAGTCGCCGACAAGGTCGAAGTGCAGGTCGCCTACAGCATCGGAGTCGCGGAGCCCGTGTCCCTGATGATCGACACGTTCGGCACCGGCAAAATTCCGTCCGACCGCATCGCTGAAATCGTCAGGAAACTGTTCAGCTTCAAACCCGCCAACATGATCAAACAGCTGCGGCTCCTTCGTCCGATCTTCAAGAAGACCGCCTGCTACGGTCATTTTGGCCGGAACGATCCCGATTTCACGTGGGAAAAGACCGACATGGTCGAGCCGATCCGCGAACTGGCGGGCATCTAG
- the panD gene encoding aspartate 1-decarboxylase: MQRLMLKSKIHRARVTEANLHYEGSLTIDETLMKAADILPYEQIKVYNVFNGARFDTYAIAGPAGSGVFCLNGAAARMGAAGDLIIIATYAQYDEAEIARHQPKVVLLDGDNRPLSQGLKACLS; the protein is encoded by the coding sequence ATGCAAAGACTGATGCTTAAATCCAAAATCCACCGCGCGCGGGTCACCGAAGCAAACCTTCACTATGAAGGAAGCCTGACCATAGACGAAACCCTGATGAAGGCAGCCGATATTCTGCCCTACGAGCAGATCAAGGTTTACAACGTCTTCAACGGCGCCAGGTTCGACACGTACGCCATCGCCGGCCCCGCGGGCAGCGGCGTGTTTTGTCTCAACGGCGCGGCTGCCAGGATGGGAGCCGCCGGGGATCTGATCATCATCGCAACGTACGCGCAATACGACGAAGCCGAAATCGCGCGTCATCAACCGAAGGTCGTCCTGCTCGACGGAGACAACCGGCCTCTGTCGCAGGGATTGAAAGCGTGCTTGAGTTGA